The genomic region GGGTTCTTGGGGTCCTGAGACAAGAATCGTCCGTAGAAACATACTTGAACGACACTACCGCTTTCTTTGACACGCAACAGCACGTCGTCTCTGATATTACGTTCGTGATGGGTCAAAGCCCATGCACAAGAGTGTGAAAATATGACTGGTGCTTGTGTCACGTTTAAAACATCATGCATCGTTTTGTATGAGGTATGTGAGAGATCTACCATAATCCCAAGCCTAttcatttctttgataCATTCAACACCCAAAGGCGAGAGTCCGCGGTCTGGCAACCCGGCCATAATTGAGGATGCAGCTGTGCTGAAAGGATTATCGCAGTTATGATTCAACGTAGCATATCTAATACCTAATTCGTAGTACTGTCTCAAGACACTCAGTGATCCCTCAATCTGATGTAGACCTTCGATAGCAAGAGGAACAGCAATCTTCCCGTTATGGTAGGTTGAAATAGCTTCATCACAGCTTCTGACAAATTTAAGATGTTCCGGATAATCAGCACAGAGTCGCTTTGTGATGTCAAAGATTTCTAAGGTATCTCTAACAATGCTTGATTTCAAGTTAAAATCAGTAGAGTACTGATCAGGGTTCTTGCATTCGACAAATCCCGATGAAAATTGGATACCAACTCTACCTTTACGAAGCTTTGGGATTGATGTATGGGAAACAATTCTATTAGAGTTGAAGTTGAACCCAAATTTGTATATCTGATTATGTAGATTCATACGAATCAGCCATGCAAAATCGTTATGGGTATCCACAATCGGAGTATCTTGAAGCAGTGCTTCGAGTCTAGCATGATAGATAGTATCCATTATGAGGATCTTTTCctattgtttcttttgacTGCTGTTACACAGTGATCACAAAGATTTATTTTTGAGACTTGTCTCGGTATATGCAGAGAATATCAGAATAGAGAGTCCTATGTTGTGACTAACTTTGACCTTCAGACAGAGAACTAGCAAAAGCAACGACCTCTTCCGATTTGGATGCTTTAGATAAGATGGTTGAGActgcaaagaaaagaggCCAGGAATACGGAAGAGTTGAAGTGATCCCGAATATTCCTAAAAATCAGTGGAATGCACGATCCAATAAAGTGTTAAATAAGTAAAATTCAGAAAATAACTGCAATTGAATCAAGGTTTAGCAGACAAAAGTTAGAGTACCGTTGACTGTCTTGTTAGCGCATACAAAGAGCTTATGCTACTTAAAAAAATGCACTtaaaaaaatcaaaatgatTCGAAGTGGACAACTACTACTTCAAAGTTTAAAGCTCATGAAAACTTCTACACAGAACAGTCTTTTGATCCTTTTGTAATGGCACATCTTTAATCTTTGACTCTTAACATGTCAAAGGATTTGAACTAGCCAAATTGGTTGCGAAGTTAGGTATAGATATACAACACTAAGGTGAAATGGTTTTAGACAAAACGGAATACGAACTGATATAGATAATGAATGGAATGGAATTTATTCCAAAACTGGAAAAATGTCCTAGCGCATGCCCGCGATCTCATTGACATATTCCCGAAATTCGACAGTTCCCATAAAGTTCcgaagaaaaaggaactTAAGGAAGTTTTACCAAAATTGTGTATCTTTCCACGGAATAGCATAATGTATTGGGAAATATATTCCTCCCTTGATTTCCTCGCCAGCTATTCTGTAACATGCCACAAAAGCTCGAATTtactgttgaaaagattgggaaaaaaaaatgcgTTCCGCTATAACAACAAAATGCGCACACCACACCCGTATCCACGAAGATCCACGCTCATATCTAAGTCCCATTTATGACGATGCTCCTCACGGTACATGGTAAAGCTGTCAAGCCACAAGTCTTGTTAGGGCCCGCCACCGATTTGAACATTTATCATTTCGCCATGAAGGAACCTTTTACTTCTTTAAGGAGCTCAAGATTGTTAAGACATCATAAGGTACCATTTCCATTAGGGATTCTAACCTAGTTTGGTAGGCATTTGAAATCCTCACCTAACACCATCGCTTACAATCTTTGGGAGTACTATTGTTTGTTCATTTGGATCTATATCTTTGTGTTTGCTGATATTTTGCTTCGTCGAATCTATAGCGgagatattttttttgccaTTTTAATACTTATAGACGAAAGTCAATACTGAAGACTCCCAGTTGCTCCAAGCTTTTGATAGTTTCAATATCAGTTTTGCAGGTGTTCAGTTCCTGCTCTTTGTTTGGTTGTTATGCCATCAGGTTACTTGACCTGGGTTCCCGTTAGCTGTCCTTTTTATCTCATACTTAGGGAGGGAAACGGAAATAGTGTGGTTTTCACTTCCACAAAATTATAGATCTGATTCAATAATTGTTCTTAATATAAATCAGCGCCGAAACTGTGATCGCCTTTGGAGAAGAGCTTTTTAAACAATTCGCAACAGTATTCTTTGCAGCATTCGTCAACTCTTTGTTGCTCATTGTCATtattattgaattttttctttctttttgggTTTTCAGCATTTTCATTATACTACTATTGGATAAAATTACGTTACTGAAGACATCCAAGCTAGTCAACCATTTAAATTAGAGAAAGTTATTGCCAATAGTCGCTTTGCTACCTCTAACGCTTTTGGAATATTATCAAGATTTCTGTATTTTTTGGCAAAATAGTGGAGTTGTTTCCCTTTTTAAAAGTCAGCTGCTAAGCTATAAGTAATACACATCACTCGCTCCTGAAACAACTGctttttgcttcttttgaaaggaCTAATACATCTAGTTTCAGGATTCCTCCTTTTCAACGCCAACATAGAGATTCCTTACCTTAATTTTTCTGAAATCTGTGCGTTCTGCATCTCCTTCAGCCTTGTATTGATTCCtctcaacttcttttcttttttttaaggGTATTGTTCTATTGAGACACGAACTGCAACTCGCAAAGCTATCCATCATTCTTTGCCAACAAAGCGTTTGAAATATACACATTCAACTGGCAAACCCCATCTTTTATACCCCTTGCTTTATGACGAATCGAAAGCTTTTGATAGGTGTCGACGTTGGTGGTACGAATAGCGATTTAGTCGTTCTTGACCCCACTAGACTGGGGCACCCCGATAGAGGGGTATTGGCGTGGCACAAATCAGTGACCACTCCTGACGTATCTGTTGGGATCCAAGCTGCTATTAAGACTATCCTAGAAAATCCAAACAACCATATTGAAAAGTCAGAAATCGTTTCTGTCACAATCGGTACTACTCATTTCATAAATGCCGTCATTGAACGTGATTCGAGCAGATTGGAAAAGGTTGCAGTCATCAGATTGTCCGGTCCCTATGGTAGACATATGCCCCCATTTGGCGATTTTCCTGAGGATTTGGCCGAGAT from Kluyveromyces lactis strain NRRL Y-1140 chromosome D complete sequence harbors:
- a CDS encoding dipeptidase (conserved hypothetical protein), yielding MDTIYHARLEALLQDTPIVDTHNDFAWLIRMNLHNQIYKFGFNFNSNRIVSHTSIPKLRKGRVGIQFSSGFVECKNPDQYSTDFNLKSSIVRDTLEIFDITKRLCADYPEHLKFVRSCDEAISTYHNGKIAVPLAIEGLHQIEGSLSVLRQYYELGIRYATLNHNCDNPFSTAASSIMAGLPDRGLSPLGVECIKEMNRLGIMVDLSHTSYKTMHDVLNVTQAPVIFSHSCAWALTHHERNIRDDVLLRVKESGSVVQVCFYGRFLSQDPKNPETASIDDLVDHIFYIASLIGWEHVGFGGDYDGMEKAPVGLEDVSKYPDVIYKCMERGASDEDVRGLMGNNLLRVWKSVEIISEIIKSKMLRGRCIEAEWEGREWEYFECFKDVNEVFQGSKELYFSAHKWLPSNH